In Juglans microcarpa x Juglans regia isolate MS1-56 chromosome 4S, Jm3101_v1.0, whole genome shotgun sequence, a single window of DNA contains:
- the LOC121261844 gene encoding adenylate isopentenyltransferase 3, chloroplastic-like, which translates to MGLSMFMCKQLTQTLLDNFSSGMLKMDVFNPRRHREKVIIVMGATGTGKSRLSINLATHFPAEIINSDKMQVYEGLDIVTNKVTEEEQRGVPHHLLGILNPNADFPVTNFIDKASLAIESSLGRGRLPIIVGGSNSYIEALVDDDDYMFRSKYECCFLWVDASMPVLHSFVSKRVDQMLENGMVDELRKMFDPNADYSRGIRRAIGVPEFDQYLRNEPFLDTEQRGMLLQEAVSQMKENTCRLACRQLGKIHRLRNMKGWNMQRFDATEVFQKQGREAEEAWDQLVAGPSVVIVSQFLYNFAATTTTSLIPTNVAGIKVTRNVGPAIATATY; encoded by the coding sequence ATGGGGTTGTCCATGTTCATGTGCAAGCAATTAACACAAACACTATTAGATAATTTCTCATCTGGTATGCTGAAAATGGATGTCTTCAATCCTCGTAGACACAGAGAAAAGGTAATCATTGTAATGGGAGCAACCGGAACCGGCAAGTCAAGACTTTCCATCAATCTCGCCACCCATTTTCCGGCAGAAATCATCAACTCCGACAAAATGCAAGTGTACGAGGGACTTGACATAGTCACCAATAAAGTAACCGAGGAAGAGCAACGTGGGGTGCCACACCATCTGCTAGGGATACTAAATCCCAATGCAGATTTCCCTGTCACAAACTTCATTGATAAGGCATCACTTGCCATCGAGTCGAGTTTGGGACGAGGCCGACTCCCGATCATCGTAGGGGGCTCGAATTCCTACATCGAGGCCTTAGTCGACGATGACGACTACATGTTCCGATCAAAGTATGAATGTTGCTTCCTCTGGGTGGATGCGTCAATGCCTGTGCTCCACTCATTTGTTTCAAAAAGAGTTGATCAAATGCTTGAAAATGGCATGGTGGATGAGCTGAGAAAAATGTTTGATCCCAATGCAGATTACTCAAGGGGGATTAGAAGAGCAATTGGGGTACCAGAGTTCGATCAATATCTTAGAAATGAACCATTTTTAGACACAGAACAACGTGGGATGTTACTCCAAGAAGCAGTAAGTCAAATGAAGGAAAACACCTGCAGATTAGCATGTCGTCAACTGGGGAAAATTCATCGGCTTAGAAACATGAAAGGGTGGAATATGCAAAGGTTTGATGCCACCGAAGTGTTTCAAAAGCAGGGCAGAGAAGCAGAAGAGGCTTGGGATCAGCTTGTTGCAGGACCAAGTGTAGTGATTGTGAGTCAGTTTCTCTACAATTTTGCCGCCACGACCACCACCTCCTTGATCCCTACAAATGTAGCAGGGATTAAAGTTACGAGGAACGTAGGACCTGCCATTGCAACTGCAACTTACTAG